The following proteins are co-located in the Sebastes umbrosus isolate fSebUmb1 chromosome 24, fSebUmb1.pri, whole genome shotgun sequence genome:
- the LOC119484009 gene encoding zonadhesin-like: MSDLASTPYLDVSGCRVSDVAFAAGSDIKTSPEPCSKVICDAYAAVRTVSTCGPKEVCQGNNTCVPIFVCTVTGSTVIDFHDRVHSVQDRCEYSLMMSNSSFSLTAGFREQRRKDVSFLDHLIISLRGPRVRMYLEQGGRVRVDNKALMLNATAQLFHGVELSKDHTGVTAKLPFSNMTVFFDGNTAHVSGPVEPIGGLCGNPINPNITTTLPREKSSYSAVGCEIQHNDTVNSTIDCNRSTEHCNLTRQAPFAACHDSIDPEPYITACTNTLCNYPSVDGLNCQFLEAYAKACSLRGVGILEDWRSTAGCPPDPKACQDQYCSDHEFCGEKPGGTRCFCRALFASKYKARNTLGEPTVCTQSSATITLAGCLMEDKAIDYSVLQLNDPNCKGHMDDQTHMVTFSYNSSNICGTEVTTNNSQIMYKNSIVTRNSSMNGSMNSVITRNDQVKIDFSCFYTKPEIKSVSFRIKDSSVVQKIVSGVWNYTLMMNAYTDPGRMQLVGPSTEIQLNQKIWLELKTEGLDGNMAAIVTDSCWATSQPSPNSSLRYDLVIKGCPNPADQTVTMEGNGQGTSNVFSFNVFQFSGETSDLYLHCQVELCPTQGQSCAPSCGGGAVRKRRSYRSKYADGNPALITMAWSN, from the exons ATGTCTGATCTAGCTTCTACCCCTTACTTGGATGTAAGTGGATGCAGAGTATCAG ATGTTGCTTTCGCAGCCGGTTCAGATATTAAGACGAGCCCAGAACCCTGCTCCAAAGTCATCTGTGATGCGTATGCAGCCGTCAGAACTGTCAGTACATGTGGACCCAAGGAGGTTTGCCAGGGCAACAACAC GTGTGTACCCATTTTCGTGTGCACTGTGACTGGCTCCACCGTCATTGATTTCCACGACAGAGTCCACTCTGTCCAGGATCGGTGTGAGTACAGTCTGATGATGTCTAATTCAAGTTTCTCCCTCACGGCGGGTTTCCGGGAGCAACGCCGTAAAGATGTGTCATTTTTGGACCACTTGATAATCTCGCTGCGAGGGCCACGTGTAAGAATGTATCTGGAACAAGGTGGAAGAGTTCGG GTTGATAACAAAGCTCTGATGCTCAACGCCACGGCTCAGCTGTTTCACGGTGTGGAGCTCTCCAAGGACCACACTGGAGTTACTGCCAAGCTGCCTTTCTCCAACATGACAGTCTTCTTTGATGGCAACACCGCACATGTGTCCG GACCTGTTGAACCTATAGGGGGCTTGTGTGGCAACCCCATTAATCCCAACATCACCACCACCCTGCCTAGAGAGAAGAGCTCTTACAGTGCTGTTGG CTGTGAGATTCAGCACAACGACACCGTCAACAGTACGATCGACTGCAACCGCTCAACTGAACA CTGTAATCTCACGAGGCAGGCACCCTTCGCTGCTTGTCACGACAGCATTGACCCAGAGCCGTACATAACCGCCTGCACCAACACTTTGTGCAATTACCCGTCGGTGGACGGTCTCAACTGCCAGTTTTTGGAGGCTTACGCCAAGGCCTGCAGCCTGAGAGGAGTCGGCATACTGGAGGACTGGAGGTCAACGGCCGGCTGCC ctcctGACCCTAAGGCCTGTCAGGACCAGTACTGCAGCGATCATGAGTTCTGCGGAGAGAAGCCCGGTGGAACTCGCTGCTTCTGTCGGGCCCTGTTTGCCTCCAAGTACAAAGCAAGAAACACTTTAG GTGAGCCGACAGTCTGCACGCAGAGCTCTGCCACTATTACTCTGGCTGGATGTCTGATGGAGGACAAAGCCATCGACTACTCCGTCTTACAACTCAATGACCCCAACTGCAAAGGTCACATGGACGACCAGACCCACATGGTGACTTTCAGctacaacagcagcaacatctGTGGGACGGAGGTTACG ACAAACAACAGCCAAATCATGTACAAGAACAGCATCGTGACGAGGAACAGCTCCATGAACGGCTCCATGAACAGCGTCATCACCCGCAACGACCAAGTAAAGATCGACTTTTCCTGCTTCTACACAAAGCCAGAAATCAAGAGTGTGTCCTTCAGGATCAAAGACAG CTCTGTGGTGCAGAAGATTGTATCTGGAGTTTGGAATTACACTCTGATGATGAACGCCTACACCGACCCCGGCCGCATGCAGCTTGTCGGGCCGAGCACCGAGATCCAGCTGAACCAGAAGATCTGGCTGGAGCTGAAGACGGAGGGGCTGGACGGCAACATGGCTGCCATAGTGACCGACTCCTGCTGGGCAACCAGCCAGCCGTCACCTAATAGTAGTCTGCGATACGACCTCGTCATTAAAGG ATGCCCGAACCCCGCTGACCAGACGGTGACCATGGAGGGAAACGGACAGGGAACGTCCAACGTCTTCTCTTTCAACGTGTTCCAGTTCTCTGGGGAAACTAGTGACCTCTATCTGCACTGCCAGGTGGAGCTGTGCCCCACACAGGGTCAATCCTGTGCTCCG TCCTGCGGCGGAGGTGCTGTCAGGAAGCGCAGATCTTACAGGTCTAAATATGCAGATGGAAACCCAGCCCTCATCACTATGGCCTGGAGTAATTAG
- the LOC119483554 gene encoding glycerol-3-phosphate dehydrogenase [NAD(+)], cytoplasmic-like, whose amino-acid sequence MPAKKVCIVGSGNWGSSIAKIVGRNVKASNRFDPMVNMWVYEEMIDGKKLTEIINTEHQNVKYLPGHKLPRNVVAVPDITEAVKGAKILIFVIPHQFIGGLCDQMKPHITEGTIGISLIKGIDEGPNGLKLISDVIREKLEIEVSVLMGANIANEVADEKFCETTIGAKNEANGLIFKELLQTPNFRITVVQESDTVELCGALKNIVAVGAGFCDGLGFGDNTKAAVIRLGLMEMVAFAKLFCQGLVSSDTFLESCGVADLITTCYGGRNRKVAEAFVRTSKSIAELEAEMLNGQKLQGPQTSAEVYKLLQKKEMIDKFPLFSAVYLICFEGKEVKEFITCLQNHPEHM is encoded by the exons ATGCCTGCAAAGAAAGTCTGCATCGTCGGATCTGGAAACTG GGGCTCTTCCATCGCCAAAATAGTCGGCCGCAATGTCAAAGCATCCAACCGGTTCGACCCCATGGTGAACATGTGGGTTTATGAAGAAATGATCGATGGGAAGAAGCTAACAGAGATCATAAACACAGAgcaccaaaatgtcaaataccTGCCAGGTCACAAGCTGCCCAGGAATGTG GTCGCTGTTCCAGACATCACGGAAGCCGTCAAAGGAGCAAAGATCCTCATCTTTGTGATCCCACACCAGTTCATCGGCGGTCTCTGTGATCAGATGAAGCCTCACATCACGGAGGGAACCATCGGGATATCGCTCATCAAA GGTATCGATGAGGGACCAAATGGACTAAAGCTCATCTCCGACGTCATCCGAGAGAAACTAGAGATAGAGGTCAGCGTCCTGATGGGGGCCAACATCGCCAACGAGGTGGCAGACGAGAAGTTCTGTGAAACCACCATCG GGGCAAAAAATGAGGCGAACGGCCTCATCTTCAAAGAGCTGCTTCAGACTCCCAACTTCCGCATCACCGTCGTACAGGAGAGCGACACAGTGGAGCTGTGTGGAGCTCTAAAG AATATCGTGGCAGTAGGTGCTGGGTTCTGCGACGGACTCGGTTTTGGCGACAACACCAAGGCGGCGGTGATCAGACTGGGTCTGATGGAAATGGTCGCCTTCGCCAAGTTGTTCTGCCAAGGCCTGGTGAGCTCCGACACGTTCCTGGAAAGCTGCGGCGTGGCCGACCTCATCACCACCTGCTACGGGGGGCGAAACCGCAAAGTGGCCGAGGCTTTTGTCCGAACATCCAAG TCTATTGCTGAGCTGGAGGCAGAAATGCTCAACGGGCAGAAGCTGCAGGGCCCGCAGACCTCCGCTGAGGTCTACAAGCTCCTACAGAAGAAGGAAATGATCGACAA GTTTCCACTGTTCTCTGCAGTCTACCTGATCTGCTTCGAGGGCAAAGAGGTGAAAGAGTTCATCACCTGTCTGCAGAACCACCCAGAGCACATGTGA